The Sesamum indicum cultivar Zhongzhi No. 13 linkage group LG2, S_indicum_v1.0, whole genome shotgun sequence genome contains a region encoding:
- the LOC105155964 gene encoding bax inhibitor 1-like: MDSFTSFFDAQSSSRNSWSYDSLKNFRQISPVVQTHLKQVYLSLCCALVASAVGAYLHILWNIGGFLTTLGCMGSIIWLLSTPPYEEQKRVSLLMAAALFEGASIGPLIELAVDFDSSILVSAFVGCAVAFGCFSAAAMIARRREYLYLGALLSSGLSILFWLHFASSIFGGSMALFKFELYFGLLVFVGYIVVDTQDIIEKAHFGDLDYVKHALTLFTDFVAVFVRILIIMLKNASEKEEKKKKRRN; encoded by the exons ATGGATTCTTTCACGTCTTTCTTCGATGCGCAATCGTCATCTCGGAATAGCTGGAGTTATGATTCGCTCAAGAATTTCCGACAGATTTCTCCAGTTGTGCAAACTCATCTCAAGCag GTTTATCTCTCGCTATGTTGTGCGCTGGTAGCATCTGCAGTTGGAGCTTACCTTCACATTCTTTGGAATATTGGGGGATTTCTGACCACTCTTGGGTGCATGGGTAGCATCATTTGGCTTCTCTCTACGCCTCCTTATGAAGAG CAAAAGAGGGTGTCGCTTCTTATGGCTGCAGCACTCTTTGAAGGAGCCTCCATTGGTCCTCTGATTGAGTTAGCTGTTGACTTTGATTCAAG CATTCTTGTTAGTGCTTTTGTCGGTTGTGCCGTGGCTTTTGGTTGTTTCTCTGCGGCTGCCATGATTGCGAGACGTCGAGAGTACTTGTACCTCGGAGCTCTGCTTTCTTCTGGTCTCTCCATCCTTTTCTGGCTGCACTTTGCTTCCTCAATTTTTGGTGGTTCCATGGCCCTTTTCAAATTTGAG TTGTATTTTGGACTCTTGGTGTTTGTGGGCTACATAGTAGTAGATACTCAGGATATTATTGAGAAGGCACATTTTGGGGATCTGGACTATGTGAAGCATGCTCTCACCCTATTCACTGATTTCGTTGCCGTCTTTGTCCGGATTCTCATCATCATG